One Cucumis melo cultivar AY chromosome 8, USDA_Cmelo_AY_1.0, whole genome shotgun sequence genomic window, TAATCGACACCGCCTGGTGAACAAAAATCACCATCAGCAGCAACATAACCAGATTTCGAAGCGACATTGCAACTCAGTCCTTAAAAGGACGAAGGAAGTGGCTCGAAGACGAGATCTGGAAGTTCAGAAGAAACCCACCAACAATTCGGAGCTTTAGTTACCCGCCGGTGGACCAAAATGAAAAACAGAAACAGAAAGAATCTGAAGGCTATGGAGAAACCCAAATTATGGAACAGAGATCGGAGAAAAGGACCGACGAGTTCCGACGGAAGTTGGAAATAAGAAATGAAGTGAAGTGTAAAGAAGAAGTGAAGTGAAGTGAAGTGTAAAGAAGAAgcagagggagagagagagagtgagatAAATAGAAGAgggcaaaagaaaaaagaaaaaggaaggcgACGAGGACGACACAGCGCAAATGTACTACACGCGCTAAATAGCGCGTGATTTAAATTAATTCCTTTTCACTGTGTGCGCGCGCGTAAGAGACGTTGTCGTTTTCTTAAGCACCGTTGGATACATTTCTTCTGCctctttaccttttttttttttttatatatatttttttattttcgttttcctaatttatttttcaaaatatatggatgcttttgtatttcatttattattattattattattattatttatataaagaTTAAATGTTGGATACTACTTTTAGTTTCGGATATTTGTACTTTTCAAATGAAATAAATTGACATTCAAAATAAAGGGTAAAGAAACGAAATAAATTATTTGGAGATTTtagaggaaaaaaataaaatgttcaaatttattcGATTTCTGTAATCGAATTTGTGACATCACATAGAAACTTTTCCCTTTTGCAATATAATACAAGGTAAATATTGAaaaattacaaacataacatagtttagatttaatttttaaaatttattaatacACCACTAGGAAAGTTTATTGACAATAACAACATAATCTAGTGATTAAAGTATTGTTATACTACTTAGTGCATGTTTGGATTTATGATACATATTTGGATTGGCTTTTTAAGTATTTAAAGGAAGTTGAATTTTTAACATTTGCATATCACTTGGGTAGAAAAGTTTTGTAAAGCAAACATTCACATAGAAACTTTATGCCTCAATTATtgacaaaatcaagaaattaaaaaagatatCTCAGTAGATCTCTTTCATGATTATTGGTGGACTTGCACAAGAAATGTAGTTGGGGATAAAGTCCTATTGAAGATAGGACTCTTAGGTAGAGAGACCAGGACTTACTAAGATTGTCTTTGGTCAAAATGTAAACTTTTGGTAGGTATAAACTCTCCACTCTTCTTAATTCAATTGGTCCAAATTAAAATGTTTACCCAAATATGCATTGGTCCATTTTAGTTTAAGTGACAACTCTAACATATTTACGGatgtaacaaaattttatagTTGTTAGCGACGAATAATggtattttactatatttgtaaagtATTTGaacacattttaaaataatttttgtttgaaccatttttataaaaaagaataaaaataaaaacatctttttttttaaatgatgagGGAGTCCTAATTGAAGGGAAACAAAGAAATAGAAAGATGAATTATGTCGAGGCACCACACCAGGAAGGTGGTCCAAGAATCACTTACGTGTCGGTTAAAACTAAAAAGCGCACTCATTCTCTCATTGGGCGGCGGCCCGTCACTTGCGaatttaaatgataaaactctTTAAATAATTCCATCAGATTACGTTAGTGAAagataaaattcaaatttcaaacctATCCTCTAAATACTACCAACTGCTGCAAACCACTCATTGTCATTGATGAGCTGCAGCGCTTCACGTAAAACTCCAAACCCAAACCATTAccagaaagaaaaaagagagagaatgtCCAGAACATGTGTTTATAAGAGTTCCTATGCATACATTCTTTTATAACAATAAATTCACACAATGAGAAGTTACATAATTACATTATACATTACCTTTTCCTCAAAATTGACAAGCAATTGAAATCAATGAAATACAAACGACCAAATTTTCTGTCCCCAGAAAAACTAGTGAAAGGAAATTTCCAATTTTCTatttataaactaaaaaagagaAATCTGGAGAGTATATTATATACACTATCATGATAAATactcaaaattgaaaaaataaatccgCAAGGGGAAGGGGATGGTCTCCTACTAATGCAATGGTGTAGCTTACTTGTTAGACCACTGAAATTCTATTTCCAAATTCCGAGGACCGCTTTTGCTTTCAGGCAACAGGGTGTACTCGCCGGCAACCGCTCCCAACATTACAACTTTGTCGATTTGAATTGTTACTTTCCCGAAAGAGCTCTGTTTTTATTTTAGTGTATGGAAAGAAAATTAGTTTTTGGAGCTTTCATATGGAAACCAAAGAAGAGAAACAAAGGAAACTTTAAGGAAATTCACCTTCCCCATTTTGCTTTTGTTCTTGCAAGAAATATGAAGCTTTTGACCTTTCGGTGGACTCTCAAAGGACCATGCGAAATTCTCATCCCATTCTGGATTTGGACCGGTTGAAACAACCTGACCAAATTTTAAAGAGACGTTACAGTTCAGAAATCTGAGACAAATTGGTAAAAGGATCAAAGAACAAAAGATGTGATGATAATATTGGTTATAGTGGAATAAAATAGGACCACAAATTTTCTCCTGTAACCGTTCTGCCagcaaaattttaataagaCACTGGGGCATTTCCTCTATGAACTGTACAAAAGAATTATTCAAACATGGTACATATGCAGATGAAAAATGATATATGGAGATGGACCACACATGCGACAAGAGAAAGGAACCACATTACTCCAGCACACAACAGACTATAGTCCCGATAATTAGTTAAACATAGCCACTATAATTGGCtaatatataaattaacttCCCTGGAATATTTACAAGTGCAAAAACTATGAATGAAAGGAAGATGCAGAGATGGAGTACATTACCTTTGTTTGCCTCGGTGGAGTATTGCCAAGAGTGAGCTTACAAAACACGCTGGGGTTTCCTACTGACTGCTTCATGTTGTTGCCACGCTTGATTATAACTAATAATGTTCCTGGCAAACACTGTAACAAAAATTCAGCCTTCTCCTGGAAACGAGGAGGGCCTGACTGAATTAAATACTGAAGCAAAGGGATGGCATCGGCAGCAGCAACAGACTGAGATCTTGAAACCTCAGCTGGACAAGCGGACCAAGCTTGTCTCAAAAGAAATAGGGCATCTAACGCAGCTTCTTGAGTTGCCTCAGTACCAGTCTTTAAGGATGTTACTAGATGAGGAATGCTGAGTGTAGCAGGCTCAGTAGCTCTCAATCGTGGGAAGTTGCTGAAAAGAGAATTTAGGGCTTTCAGGTATTCCTCATTAACAGTTCCAGTGGCCCACAAGTCCTTTTCAATAGCAGCTGCAAGACCAAATTGTTATGAAAATATCTTCCGAGGCAGGCAAGTAAAGTTTATTAGGCAAGCGTCTAAGAAATTGTTACAAAAGCTGATGATTAATTCTGGAATgcaaaaaaagaaggaaatcaTCCAAAAGTATATTCAATCATGTAGCAGACACGCGGAGATGATTGACAATGCATACCCAATTCTATCAATGTTATTATGCATGTACGTCCATGTGGAGGGTTGAGGGAAATTACCAGTGATGGCCCTAACTGTCTCACTGGATGCGTATTCCTGAATGGTATGATTTGAGAAAAGGAGTTTAATAAACATTGCAGCCTGCACAGATGTATCTGGATCACTGGATCCAATTAGGTCCAATACCACCTGAACACCACCAGCCTCTGCAACTGCTCTTTTGTTTGATCGACTGTACATAACAAGATTTTGCAAGGCACATATTGCTACCACTTTCATTTCTTCTGTTGGTTGGTCTTCAAGCACATTGACCAGAGCACGGCAAGCTGAAACAGCATCTGTGCTTCTAGCAAGAGCTTCATTCTGGAACAAATCACCAAGTGCCAAAGTTGCCAGCAACCTAGGCTGTTGAGCTTGAGTTTGAGGATCCAAGAGATACTGGGATAATGGTACAATTGCAGATTTAGTAACCTTGGTTTCTCTGATCTTCACATTATTAAGAAGTACTTCCAGTAGTCTAGCTGCAGTTTCCTCACATTGATGGCTTCTCAGAAGTTCCAATAGTGCCTCAATTGCACCACTTTCCGCCATTGCTTCAGCACTCGTTGCATCATCACTTTCAAGTACAAGTAAAGCATTCAGTGCACCAACCACTGTGCTTTCCAACCCAGAACGAAGCAACCTGACCAACACTGCAACTGGGACTTCCAGATAAAATTCAGAACTGAACTGTAGAATACTTGCTAAAACAGTGGCAGCAGATTCCCACAATGAATGAGGAAGTGAAGGATCAGCTTGCAGAATGACTTTGGATAACTCACTGACACCACCTTCTTTTGCTATTTCATTTGGCCACGTTAGTGCAATGCTAACAAGAGCCTTGACAGCTCTCTGCTGCAAGATTTGAATACCAGAACCAAGTACTCGTATTAGAGGACCAATCACTTGCTGCGTAACTGAATCCTTTTGTAAATGTTCTTCCACAAGTAGGTGCGATAGGAGCTCAGCTGCCAATTGTTGCACAGCTGGAGCAGGGGAATCAAGTAAAGGAATGAGGGGTTCAATTGCTTGGTGAGAGGTCAATGTATAGTCAGCACGACACTGAGGATGCTCTAATATATTAACAAGAACCTGCAGTGCACTATGCTGTCCATCGGGTCCAAATTCTGGTCTTGTCAACAATAGGAAAAGAGGTTCAACCACTTTCACAGCAGATGGTCCCTTAGCAATGTTAGCATTATTAGTCAGTATACGTAGCAATTCCGCAAAGGCTGAACAAAGAAAATCAGGTGCTTCAAGGAGGATATCCAAAATGCTTTCAATTACTCCAGCTTTTACCATTTCCATCTTACAAGCAGGTCTATCTTTACCTAACTTTACAAGTGCTCTAGACACTGCTTCATGAAGCATGAAATTTCTACCATAGAGGAGGCCTACAAGAGGGATAACAGCTCCATGTGCAGCAACTAGTTCTGCTAGTTGTTCATCATCAACTAGTTTATCCAATGCACGGACAACTGATTGTTGAGCAGGACTAAATTCAGTCACAAGAAGCGATACCAAAGGCTCAACACATCTCGCTGCAGCCATTGTAGATCTGATTCTTGTATTTCCAAAAAGTACACAGCACAACTCAGCAGCATCTCCCTTCAAATCCATTGTACAATTTGTTGACAGAATTTTGCAAAGAACATCAACTGCATTCATTTCAACATCTGCAACTGCAAGGGCTCTTGATGGGTTTTCACTTAATAAACGGACTAAAGCAGCAATGGCAGCATGTTGCTCCCTCTCTGAGCCAGTACTGAGAATCTCAACTAAGGGTTGCACAGCTTGTCTGGACGATTCAGCATTCCTAATATGGTCAGCAGAAAAAAGACTCTCCAATGCTTTAGCAGCACTATACCTTGCACCCCTTCCACCCAAACGCAGAACTGCTACAAGCTGACTGACAGCACCAAACGCGGATTCATGCCTACGTATCTCAGAACTGCTGAAAAGAATTCCTAACAAATCAGTAGCAGCTTCTTCAGTCGCATCTTGTGGTCCAAGTGAAAGATATTTGGTCAATGCTTCCAGAGCCCCTGATTCTACCATAACAATCTTATTTGATGGGCAGTCTTTCGCTAGCTGGGTCAAAATTCCGAGAGCTAGAAAAGGTGCTCCTGGGCGATCAGGAATTGGTTTTAATAAATCAACAAGAGCTGGAATTGCTTTCCGAGAAGTAGCACCAGTCCTTATGTCATCTACCCGAAACAATCTCTCCAAAGCAACTTGCTCAGGGTAGCGAACCAACATGAATTCCTCTGACAGTTCTAGAAGATCAAATATGTCAGCATCTGCACACCCAAGTAAAGATATTAATCCCCCTGCTGCACCAGAGTTTGCAACTGACAGCAGAGTACCCCTGCTACCATTACAAACTAGACTTGCAATGGCCTGGGCTGCAAAATATCTATTTGCTGGCTCCTCTGCTTTCAGTAAATTTGCAATCACTGGTATAGATTTCATTGTTGCATGTGCTCGTATTATATCCCTGTCTTGAAATAGAATTGCAAGCAGTAGAGAAGATATCCATATGCTGCTGTCTTCTTTAAAGTCAATCTGTGTAAAAATTGAATAAGCAAAAGAAAATTAAGTGCAATTAGTTATGAAACCACAACGAGTTTAAAATACCAAACAAAGGACCATAAATCATGGAAAAACTACAGGGATGTAAGAAGTTGAGCACCTGAGCATACTGTGAGGAATAATTGGATATTCCCTCTGTGAGAACTTCAACTGCTCCAGCCTCCATGATCACAGTCTTACTTCTTCCGTCGTGGCAGGCAAGAAGACAGAGTAGCCATATTGCGAGGTTGACACCATAAACAACAGCAGTAGCTTTATTGCATTCTGTACCATAGCTTTCTTCTTTGGCAAGTCTATATATGCTAATAAATTCCTTATCAATATCACTTTGATTATCCAGGACAGAAGTCTGTGAAGAGCTTAACATTGCAACGAGAGATTGAATCAGTAGACTACATGAACTTGATGCGTGAAGATCTTCCAACAGCCTGTGGTGATTAACATTAGCGGCACATACGAGAAGGGCAGTTCCACCAATTTTGACCTTAATGTTCGTGGAATTGATCACCCTCCTAGAAACAGAAGCTATGCATCCAGATGCTGTAACTACTTCTTCTCCTATAACCCCAGGTTGATCCCGGCAAAGTCGTGCTAATACCTCAATAGCCTTGTCCTGTAGTATAGGAGTTGCATCAGTAATGGATGCAACTATTGGGGAAATGCTTTGGGGGAATTCAGCTAAGACTGCCCAAGCAGGCTTCATGGTCCCGCTAACCCCTTCAGATCTAGATAAAATAGCAAGAGCATCTAGTGCTTCGGATGTGGAAACAGTCCTGGTGTCTGCAGATCCTAGAAATGATACTAATGCGAGAACAGTTCCTGCACTATTCACACAGTCGGTGATGCTATGGTCAATTTTCCGAGAGCGAAGCAAGCGAGCAATTCCTGCTGCTGCATGTGTCTTTCCTGACATTGTGCCTTCACGCAAAACCCTAGTGGCAGGCAAAATAATTTCTTCAGTAACAGCCTTCTCTTGGACTTCACTATCAAGTAGTAGATTTGCCAGAGCACAGGTTGACAGTTCTGCAACTTCCAGAGCTGCAGACTTTGCAAGCACAACTAAGGGAGATAATACATCTCTAGCAGCAGCAGCCACATCCCTGTTCTCCTTGATTGACAGAAATATTGCAGCAAGGCACCGGGATGCCTCTGCCAGAATATTGTCAGATTCAACTTTAAGTAGTTTTATGACTGATAAGAGAGTCTGAATAGCAATGCTACTTTCACGCAAGTCTTTCCGGATTTCAAATATTCCAGCTAAAGCTGATGCAGATTTGGCTTGGGTCTCTTCTCTAGTAGAATTCAATATTTTAATCATGGTCTCAATTGCATCATTAGCAGCAGTACCTTCACGCACTATATCATTGAGGGGGACCACAGAAAGCATACTTCTAAGAGCATCCAAAACATACACTTTGGATTCTGGTAAATCACTGGTTAATAATGCAGTAAGTTGGCTGATGGTTGCTGTATCAGATTTATGAATCAAATGATTCAAAGTTTttgctgcaatttcttttccattAGAGCTCCCGTTCTTAAGCAACCACAGCAGTGCAGGGACAGCATCAGCGCTTTCAACACATGCACGTATGTCTTCACTGTGATTGCATAAGTTTCTAAGAATTGTTGCAGAATCTTCTTTTGCCTTTGCAGAACCAGTCTCTAGAATTTGAACTAGTGGAGGTATGCCACCAGCAGCCGTTATAGCCCATTTACTCTCATCATTTTCGTTCGATAAAAGACAAAGCAATGCAACTGCACATTCCTGTTGCTGCTCTGATGAGAGTCCAAGAAGTGAAATCAACAGCTGAACCCCCTCGCGGCCTTGCAGGGCACGCCATAGACTACCTTCATTGTTGCAAAGGGTAAGAAGGGCCCTTACAAGCTCTTCCTGAACTTCATTGGTCGCCATTGTGATCAAACCAACTAGTAAACGTTTTGCATCAGAATTTGCAAGTTTGACAGCAAGTATGGCATTACCATACAAACTAGCTAATGCTTCTATAGTTCGTTCCTGCACAAGAAAGGTTACACGAGATCCAAACTGCTTTACTAAAGTCTGTTCAACAATTATAGGATCTGATGCTCTGGTGGCTTCTTCTTTGCTATCATATATCATAAGAGCTGATGCTAAAGCCCCTAATGTGTCGGCAGTTTGAGCAGCTGATGTGCATGCCTCAAGGCTTTGTCCAAGGCTTGAGATAACATAAGACAAACCCCCTGAAATGTTTGCTAAAGCACACATAGCATTCTCCTGCAAAGCCTGAGCATACTCACCTTGCATGAACTCTTTCGAGGGAGCTATTGTTGCATTTATCAAGGCAGGAATACCATTTGAACTTGCTACCTCACGCCGTGCTTCTTTGCACTGAGCAGAAAGAGATTTAAGAGCACCAGCTGCTTCTGCTCTAACAGAGGCTTCATTCCCAGGTCCTATTAATTTGAGGAGCTTTTTCGTAGCCTCTGCAGCCAAAACCTTGGAACAAAAAGACGCATCTTCCATCATCACATGTGCCAGGAGAAAGCACACATTTGCTTGTGTATTTGGCTCTCCTGTTGCCAATAAATTCACAAGTATGTCTACACCGCCTGCATTTATAGTTGCAGACCAAAATCCCTCAGTGCTGCTTGAGAGGTTTCTTAAAGCTCCTGTCAGTAAGCCAACAACATTTCCAGATTTGAGCCCATTGTGTAGCTGCTCCCAAAGTACCGGAACAACTCCCTCAGTAGAAAATATTTTGGATCCAACGTGATCCCTAGCACCACCTTGGGAAACAGCATAAATGGTCTTTGCAGCAGCAACTTGACCCTCTGATGAGCTTGATTTGAGGAGACCAAGCAATGGGGGGATGCATCCTCCAAGTAGAACCTTTACCCTTAATTCATTTTCCTTGCACAAGGAACCTAAAACAGTAGCAGCTTGTATTTTCACCCCAAGGGATCCTGAACGGAGAAGAGAAACTAGTACTGGAACTGCTTGAGAGTGAGATCCTACAGCACTGAATGCACTCTCACGTGTGTCAATAAGTTCCAGCAATTGCCTCAAAGAAAATTCTCTCTCCTGCACAGAGGAGGAACTCTGCCGCAGCTGCTCAATGCATTGAGCAACACTTGCCAGTGTCCCATCTGGATCTTCCATGCTATTGCGATCTCTGCAAGACATATGATCAAAGTAAGTCATCTGGTCTGGGAATTATAGTTCAGCGATACACAAATTGAACAATAACACTTGTATTTTACTACTTGGATTGACTCACACAAAACAAGACTGAATTATACGCTATCCTCATTTACTATTGGACTCATTCATCATGTGCTGTCCTTTAAGGAGGTTTGGACTCTGGAGAGTTGGGGAAAGTAAAGTTCAAACTGAAGGAAAAGTGGGCTGTTAACTAAAATTTATTAGGTCTACTCACATCCGTGTTCTTAAAACAAGACAACACGCACATATATCTATTGCAAAAAATTAAATGAGAAAAATGTGGATATGGTAAaatctctaaaataaaatatgctTGCAAGTGAAGTGTATAAATAAAAGCATATTGGTTATCAAACAAAAATGAGTCGTTCAGAAATGCCATGAAATGgcaaaaagaacaaaaattatACATACAAGGACAGCCAATGAATAAAACCATATGGATTATCCTTAGAACTTCTAAACATAACATGAACTTGTTAAAAAaacgaaataaataaacattCAACTTTGATTTTACCTGGAGCCCATCTTCATAATAGAATGTGGAGTAGGAGGCTCtgaatcttggatttttccatCCATGTTTTTCTCCTACAACAATTGAACACAGAAATTATTAGTACATAACTAACATAACATGTACCACAAAATCGAGAAAGTAGAATACTTTAAAGCAAGCATAGAACTTTCTTAAGCAGcttattttgtattttccaaTACATAAACAGGGTACATATTGAACCACTCGTATCAAATTGAAGATGACATCCCAAAGAAAATTGCATTGACCAAGGTTATCTTTGAAATTCAGTTAACAAGTCCATCCATCTGTCACCTCTTAAACCTCATAAAATATTGAGCTCAGACAACCAAATAACCAAAATAAGCATACTCATGAGTCCAGAACCCAATTTTCTTGATATGCATCAGAATCACACTCACACATGCTaacatttaaaacaattattgTTTTCATAAGCACTCCATGCAAGAATTGGTAACGggaaaattaatttacaaatcTAATGACAACATTTAAACGGAGGCCACAAAATACCAGATCATTAGTAGGATGACTGCTACCGTTGCTGGCAGCTAGTCTCCAAGTTAGTGTCGCCGCCAGTTTCTCTTCCTTTTAAGTTACAATGAAGATGAAACAGAACGTCAGAACTCTACAGATCTATGAAAGAAAGACAATTAATAGCATAGCAGCCTCCTGCAAAACAATCAAGAAAAAACCAGATCAGAGACAATGATTAAAATGCCGCGAATCCAAATATTTGATAACACTTGAACCGTTTCCATACAACTAACAAATAAATTACAAAACCAGAAAAACAGCGATGCTGAAGTAGCGGTTCTAAGACTAATTGAGCCAATTAAAAATCTGCCGGATTAATGTGCAATTAATTTCACATCACGCAAGGACTTATATAAACAGTCTATACTCCAGACACCGCCTTTCTCGAGCAAGTCAAATTCCATCAACAATTAAAGACGGAAATGAAATCAAATCCAAGCAACGAAAGTGCACAGTATACAGATTTACATAAACACGgccaaattaaatcaaaatgacGCAGATCCAGAAACAAAGAATCAAAGTACAACTGATTTAGTGATCAGTCAAAAGTCTATAATGCacaaaacaaataaactaaATTATAATAGCATTTGCCTAAGGACAAATCCACAAACCGAAAACAGGGATTTCAGTGAATTTTTTACATCGTCGCCAATGCAAGCAGCTCAAATCCATTTCATGCATCAGAAAGAaaatgagagagaaaaaaaaaaccaacctAAGAAGAGACTGTAATGAAGAGCAAGTTTCTTACAAGAGAAGCGAGCATaaagagagagtgagagagCTTAGCCTctgattttccttttttctttctgcTGCTGCTCTCTCTCTCCTCTTTTTTCCTCCTTCTCTCTCTAGAAATGAGAATTACGTCTTCGAATATACAGAGATTGGAACGGAACCAAGCAGGAGACAGCGATGAAGCTTTATGAGCTTTTTCCACAACCACACTCTCACTAATACACCACCGACAAGCTAAGCCGCCGCTTTCCCGGCaagcctcggctcggctcacatATTCCTccatctttttttaatttattttacaaattatcaatTGTCaaccattaattaatttttctaactCTCTCTCgtcttaaaaacaaaatatagtaataataatattattaattattattattattattattataataactCTCTTTCTCTGTCTACATTTTATCTCGTCGTGACTTTACAACTAATTGAGTGAGAATTtcgtttttaaaaaaattggcttgaattattaaaaagtagaaaaagaaaattaaaatcaaaaggATGAATTGAAATGAAACGATACCTTATCTCTCTCTAGAAacgtttattattattttatcatatAA contains:
- the LOC103484998 gene encoding protein CELLULOSE SYNTHASE INTERACTIVE 1, whose protein sequence is MDGKIQDSEPPTPHSIMKMGSRDRNSMEDPDGTLASVAQCIEQLRQSSSSVQEREFSLRQLLELIDTRESAFSAVGSHSQAVPVLVSLLRSGSLGVKIQAATVLGSLCKENELRVKVLLGGCIPPLLGLLKSSSSEGQVAAAKTIYAVSQGGARDHVGSKIFSTEGVVPVLWEQLHNGLKSGNVVGLLTGALRNLSSSTEGFWSATINAGGVDILVNLLATGEPNTQANVCFLLAHVMMEDASFCSKVLAAEATKKLLKLIGPGNEASVRAEAAGALKSLSAQCKEARREVASSNGIPALINATIAPSKEFMQGEYAQALQENAMCALANISGGLSYVISSLGQSLEACTSAAQTADTLGALASALMIYDSKEEATRASDPIIVEQTLVKQFGSRVTFLVQERTIEALASLYGNAILAVKLANSDAKRLLVGLITMATNEVQEELVRALLTLCNNEGSLWRALQGREGVQLLISLLGLSSEQQQECAVALLCLLSNENDESKWAITAAGGIPPLVQILETGSAKAKEDSATILRNLCNHSEDIRACVESADAVPALLWLLKNGSSNGKEIAAKTLNHLIHKSDTATISQLTALLTSDLPESKVYVLDALRSMLSVVPLNDIVREGTAANDAIETMIKILNSTREETQAKSASALAGIFEIRKDLRESSIAIQTLLSVIKLLKVESDNILAEASRCLAAIFLSIKENRDVAAAARDVLSPLVVLAKSAALEVAELSTCALANLLLDSEVQEKAVTEEIILPATRVLREGTMSGKTHAAAGIARLLRSRKIDHSITDCVNSAGTVLALVSFLGSADTRTVSTSEALDALAILSRSEGVSGTMKPAWAVLAEFPQSISPIVASITDATPILQDKAIEVLARLCRDQPGVIGEEVVTASGCIASVSRRVINSTNIKVKIGGTALLVCAANVNHHRLLEDLHASSSCSLLIQSLVAMLSSSQTSVLDNQSDIDKEFISIYRLAKEESYGTECNKATAVVYGVNLAIWLLCLLACHDGRSKTVIMEAGAVEVLTEGISNYSSQYAQIDFKEDSSIWISSLLLAILFQDRDIIRAHATMKSIPVIANLLKAEEPANRYFAAQAIASLVCNGSRGTLLSVANSGAAGGLISLLGCADADIFDLLELSEEFMLVRYPEQVALERLFRVDDIRTGATSRKAIPALVDLLKPIPDRPGAPFLALGILTQLAKDCPSNKIVMVESGALEALTKYLSLGPQDATEEAATDLLGILFSSSEIRRHESAFGAVSQLVAVLRLGGRGARYSAAKALESLFSADHIRNAESSRQAVQPLVEILSTGSEREQHAAIAALVRLLSENPSRALAVADVEMNAVDVLCKILSTNCTMDLKGDAAELCCVLFGNTRIRSTMAAARCVEPLVSLLVTEFSPAQQSVVRALDKLVDDEQLAELVAAHGAVIPLVGLLYGRNFMLHEAVSRALVKLGKDRPACKMEMVKAGVIESILDILLEAPDFLCSAFAELLRILTNNANIAKGPSAVKVVEPLFLLLTRPEFGPDGQHSALQVLVNILEHPQCRADYTLTSHQAIEPLIPLLDSPAPAVQQLAAELLSHLLVEEHLQKDSVTQQVIGPLIRVLGSGIQILQQRAVKALVSIALTWPNEIAKEGGVSELSKVILQADPSLPHSLWESAATVLASILQFSSEFYLEVPVAVLVRLLRSGLESTVVGALNALLVLESDDATSAEAMAESGAIEALLELLRSHQCEETAARLLEVLLNNVKIRETKVTKSAIVPLSQYLLDPQTQAQQPRLLATLALGDLFQNEALARSTDAVSACRALVNVLEDQPTEEMKVVAICALQNLVMYSRSNKRAVAEAGGVQVVLDLIGSSDPDTSVQAAMFIKLLFSNHTIQEYASSETVRAITAAIEKDLWATGTVNEEYLKALNSLFSNFPRLRATEPATLSIPHLVTSLKTGTEATQEAALDALFLLRQAWSACPAEVSRSQSVAAADAIPLLQYLIQSGPPRFQEKAEFLLQCLPGTLLVIIKRGNNMKQSVGNPSVFCKLTLGNTPPRQTKVVSTGPNPEWDENFAWSFESPPKGQKLHISCKNKSKMGKSSFGKVTIQIDKVVMLGAVAGEYTLLPESKSGPRNLEIEFQWSNK